Proteins encoded together in one Camelina sativa cultivar DH55 chromosome 9, Cs, whole genome shotgun sequence window:
- the LOC104713150 gene encoding LOW QUALITY PROTEIN: uncharacterized protein LOC104713150 (The sequence of the model RefSeq protein was modified relative to this genomic sequence to represent the inferred CDS: deleted 1 base in 1 codon), producing MLETAQNNNNNNSNSILNGGSGFSQLQSCFGDCSSEEELSVLPRHTKVVVTGNNRTKSVLVGLQGVVKKAVGLGGWHWLVLTNGIEVKLQRNALSVLEHPTGNEVDNDLEVEHNTQWNNPSDMTTEETLKPLKSKQRGHRSSRLSQKPIFRAVSCDSHSKNSSLTPRGNIKVDFTKLDTPALLRYWRHFNLVDALPNPTREQLIDIVQRHFMSQQMDELQVIVGFVQTATGMKKGSRSKPKEPRNNDLNCISYRLTKSVKG from the exons atgctGGAAACTgcacagaacaacaacaacaacaactcaaacaGCATCCTCAATGGAGGAAGTGGATTCTCTCAGCTACAGAGTTGCTTCGGCGATTGCAGTAGCGAAGAGGAACTATCTGTCTTGCCACGTCATACCAAAGTTGTCGTCACCGGAAACAACCGTACCAAATCTGTCCTCGTCGGTCTTCAAGGCGTCGTTAAAAAAGCCGTCGGTCTCGGTGGTTGGCATTGGCTG GTTTTGACTAATGGGATTGAAGTGAAGTTGCAGAGGAATGCGCTTAGTGTTCTTGAACATCCTACAGGGAACGAAGTAGACAATGATCTTGAAGTCGAGCATAATACACAGTGGAACAATCCCTCTGATATGA CAACTGAGGAGACTTTGAAGCCTCTTAAGTCGAAGCAGAGAGGACACAGATCATCGCGGTTATCTCAAAAGCCAATCTTCAGGGCCGTATCTTGTGACTCACACTCAAAAAACTCGAGTTTAACACCTCGTGGGAACATT AAGGTTGATTTTACCAAATTGGATACGCCTGCATTACTGAGATATTGGCGACATTTTAACCTT GTGGATGCTCTTCCTAATCCAACAAGGGAGCAACTAATTGACATTGTTCAGAGACACTTCATGTCTCAG CAAATGGATGAGCTTCAGGTAATTGTGGGATTCGTTCAGACAGCGACAGGAATGAAGAAGGGTAGCAGGTCGAAACCAAAAGAACCCAGAAACAATGATCTT AACTGCATCAGCTATAGGCTAACAAAATCTGTCAAAGGCTAG